Proteins from a genomic interval of Tenacibaculum sp. SZ-18:
- a CDS encoding GAF domain-containing protein, with protein MVLENLKSNIDSIIASQSTREEKLQEICNYLKSEITYYDWVGFYFKNGDKEELKLAQYAGEETEHTIIPFGKGICGQVALSNENFVVQDVSEQDNYISCGWKVKSEIVIPIFIDGENIGQIDIDSHTINPFSTEDEKLLEYICEKITVFL; from the coding sequence TTGGTTCTAGAAAACTTAAAATCGAACATTGATTCAATCATAGCTTCTCAAAGTACTAGAGAAGAAAAACTACAAGAGATTTGCAATTATTTAAAATCAGAAATAACATATTATGATTGGGTAGGGTTTTATTTCAAAAATGGAGATAAAGAAGAATTAAAGCTTGCTCAATACGCTGGTGAAGAAACTGAACATACTATTATTCCCTTTGGCAAAGGAATTTGTGGACAAGTTGCGTTAAGTAATGAAAACTTTGTGGTACAAGATGTTTCTGAACAAGACAACTATATTTCGTGTGGGTGGAAGGTAAAATCAGAGATTGTCATTCCAATTTTCATTGATGGCGAAAATATCGGACAAATTGATATTGACTCGCATACTATAAATCCTTTTTCTACAGAAGATGAAAAACTTTTAGAATACATATGTGAAAAAATTACAGTTTTTTTATAA
- a CDS encoding geranylgeranylglycerol-phosphate geranylgeranyltransferase has protein sequence MSLISSNKNKLAIKFLSLFSVVRGYNILILVTAQYLAAIFIFSEEKTIFPVLFDWHLLYLVLATVSVVASGYIINNFYDVKADRINRPLKSGLDAQIRQETKLSLYFLLNFIGFCFGWLVSWRAAIFFATYTFGIWLYSHKLKRFPLIGLISATILTILPFFVIFIHYKNFSQIIFIHAVFLFLIIMVRELIKDLENIKGAVVNNYKTFPVAYGEKKTKRFITFLITLTFIPTIILFSYNGIAYMKYYFYFACAILIFIGFYLFKANSRKQYQLLHNILKVLLLIGVFSLLLIDKSLLLDKIISQFN, from the coding sequence ATGAGTCTCATCTCTTCTAATAAAAATAAACTTGCAATTAAATTTTTAAGCTTATTTTCTGTGGTAAGAGGATATAATATTTTAATTCTTGTTACTGCACAATATTTGGCTGCTATATTTATTTTCTCCGAAGAAAAAACTATTTTTCCTGTTCTATTTGACTGGCATTTACTTTATTTGGTCTTAGCTACAGTATCAGTAGTTGCATCTGGCTATATCATCAATAATTTTTACGATGTAAAAGCTGACAGAATTAACCGTCCATTAAAATCAGGCTTAGACGCTCAAATAAGGCAAGAGACAAAATTATCACTTTATTTTCTACTCAATTTTATTGGCTTTTGCTTTGGCTGGCTGGTTTCTTGGAGAGCTGCTATTTTTTTTGCTACGTATACTTTTGGAATTTGGTTATACTCTCATAAATTAAAAAGATTTCCTCTAATAGGATTAATCTCAGCGACTATACTCACAATTTTACCTTTTTTCGTAATATTTATTCATTATAAAAATTTTTCACAAATCATTTTTATACATGCCGTTTTCCTATTTTTAATAATTATGGTGAGAGAACTAATTAAAGATTTAGAAAATATTAAAGGGGCTGTGGTAAATAATTATAAAACATTCCCTGTAGCATATGGTGAAAAAAAGACGAAACGATTTATAACGTTCTTAATAACGCTTACTTTTATCCCAACGATCATTTTATTTAGTTACAACGGGATTGCTTATATGAAGTATTATTTCTATTTCGCATGCGCTATTTTAATATTTATTGGATTTTACTTGTTCAAAGCCAATAGCAGAAAACAATATCAATTACTTCATAACATATTAAAAGTCTTACTACTAATCGGAGTATTCAGTTTATTATTAATTGATAAATCACTACTTTTAGATAAAATAATTTCTCAATTTAACTAA
- a CDS encoding MotA/TolQ/ExbB proton channel family protein, with protein MNFLILGELFKRMNEGGPIFMYPIFLLLLTCIGLSVKAFLKGDPNNKIKEIISHLSLFAMVWGFLGMMIGLIGAFDAISATNNDIATPVLAGGLKIGLLSPVFGMFVFLIARLSLIGLAFKNKN; from the coding sequence ATGAACTTTTTAATTTTAGGAGAGCTTTTTAAAAGAATGAACGAAGGAGGACCGATATTTATGTATCCTATATTCCTTTTGTTATTAACATGTATCGGACTTTCAGTAAAAGCATTTTTGAAAGGCGATCCGAATAATAAAATCAAAGAAATAATAAGTCATTTGAGTTTATTTGCAATGGTTTGGGGATTTTTAGGAATGATGATTGGTTTAATTGGTGCTTTCGATGCGATATCTGCAACGAATAACGATATTGCTACACCTGTATTAGCTGGGGGATTAAAAATTGGTTTGTTATCTCCAGTATTTGGAATGTTTGTCTTTTTAATCGCTAGATTAAGTCTTATTGGACTAGCATTTAAGAACAAGAACTAA
- a CDS encoding diphosphomevalonate/mevalonate 3,5-bisphosphate decarboxylase family protein yields MNTTDFTFKGTTETIENASFTWQTPSNIALVKYWGKSEPQLPKNASISFTLNSCHTTTEIKFTRISKSKEPQFELYFEGKKKDDFKPKIAKFFYRIKEYCPYIFEYEMIISSENSFPHSSGIASSASGMSAIAMCLLSLEKELNPNMTEDFFNQKASFLARLGSGSASRSVEGPLVVWGEHPEIEGSSDFFGVKFPYHVHKIFQNYGDTILLVDKGEKQVSSTIGHNLMHNHPYAENRFKQANNNLSKLSKILQSGEIKEFINLVESEALTLHAMMLTSNPYFILMKPNTLNIINEIWKYREETDSNVCFTLDAGANVHLLYPEQEKEKIKKLVDNKLKIYCQKNNYICDNTGLGAKSM; encoded by the coding sequence TTGAACACTACAGACTTTACTTTTAAAGGAACTACTGAAACTATTGAGAACGCTTCTTTTACATGGCAAACTCCGAGTAATATTGCACTAGTAAAATATTGGGGAAAAAGTGAACCTCAACTACCAAAGAATGCTTCAATCAGCTTTACTTTAAATAGTTGTCATACAACTACAGAAATTAAGTTTACAAGAATTTCAAAAAGTAAAGAGCCACAATTCGAACTATATTTTGAGGGTAAAAAGAAGGATGATTTCAAACCAAAAATTGCTAAATTTTTCTACAGAATTAAAGAATACTGTCCCTATATTTTCGAATACGAAATGATTATAAGTTCTGAAAACTCTTTCCCCCATAGCAGTGGAATCGCATCATCGGCAAGTGGAATGAGCGCAATTGCTATGTGTCTATTAAGTTTAGAGAAAGAACTAAACCCGAACATGACAGAAGACTTTTTCAATCAGAAAGCTTCATTTTTAGCGAGATTAGGCTCTGGAAGTGCAAGCCGAAGCGTAGAAGGACCATTAGTTGTTTGGGGAGAACATCCAGAAATAGAAGGAAGTTCAGATTTTTTTGGTGTAAAATTCCCATATCATGTTCATAAAATTTTTCAGAATTACGGAGACACTATTTTATTAGTTGACAAAGGTGAAAAACAAGTGTCTAGTACTATTGGACACAATTTAATGCATAATCATCCCTATGCAGAAAATCGTTTTAAACAAGCTAATAATAATTTGAGTAAATTATCTAAAATTTTACAGTCTGGAGAAATAAAAGAATTCATTAATTTGGTAGAAAGCGAAGCCTTAACTCTTCACGCCATGATGCTAACAAGCAACCCATATTTTATTTTAATGAAGCCAAACACTTTGAACATCATTAATGAAATTTGGAAATATCGAGAAGAAACAGATAGCAATGTTTGTTTTACTCTTGATGCTGGAGCTAACGTTCACTTGTTATATCCTGAACAAGAAAAAGAAAAAATTAAAAAACTAGTAGACAATAAGTTAAAAATATATTGCCAAAAAAATAACTATATTTGTGATAACACCGGTTTAGGTGCAAAAAGCATGTAA
- a CDS encoding serine hydrolase domain-containing protein, which produces METQKEAMGTVSIFKDGSEIYNASFGYKKLESKKRANENTRYWIGSVSKTYTATIVLQLIEEGKISYNRKLGEFFPSIVNANEITIKDLLLHRSGLHNVTNDPSFEVWIAEPRDRKEMIARIKKYNSDFQPNKMTKYSNTNYVLLSYIIEDLEQKPFEEILEERVFKKLNLQRTSFNDTLNLANNEAMDYFPENGEWSPIVYQTNLTGTMGAGGIISTAREVNVFYSGLFGGKFLSAETLKTMTTPVGDDLGMGIAVSTMKGYDIYGHTGRIDGFRSMAAYFPEEKLSIALTFNCGKGSMTKKMKRVLNAYRYTFK; this is translated from the coding sequence ATGGAAACACAGAAAGAGGCTATGGGAACTGTTTCTATTTTTAAAGATGGAAGTGAAATATATAATGCTTCTTTTGGATACAAAAAACTTGAAAGTAAAAAGAGAGCTAACGAAAATACTCGCTATTGGATAGGTTCGGTATCCAAAACTTATACGGCTACGATTGTTCTCCAATTGATTGAGGAAGGAAAAATTTCGTACAATAGAAAGTTGGGTGAGTTTTTTCCAAGTATTGTGAATGCCAATGAGATTACAATTAAGGATTTACTATTGCATAGGTCTGGTTTACATAATGTAACAAATGATCCTTCTTTTGAAGTTTGGATTGCAGAACCTCGAGACAGAAAAGAAATGATTGCACGAATTAAAAAATATAATTCGGATTTTCAACCGAATAAAATGACTAAATATTCGAATACAAATTATGTTTTACTGTCTTACATTATAGAAGATCTGGAGCAAAAACCTTTTGAAGAAATTTTAGAGGAAAGAGTTTTCAAGAAACTTAACCTTCAGAGAACATCATTTAATGATACGCTGAATTTAGCAAACAACGAGGCAATGGATTATTTTCCTGAAAACGGAGAATGGTCACCAATTGTGTATCAAACGAATTTAACCGGCACAATGGGAGCTGGTGGAATTATTTCCACAGCGAGAGAGGTAAATGTTTTTTACAGTGGCTTGTTTGGTGGTAAATTTCTTTCTGCAGAAACTTTGAAAACAATGACAACACCTGTAGGAGATGACTTAGGAATGGGAATCGCTGTGAGTACTATGAAAGGATATGATATTTATGGTCATACAGGAAGAATTGATGGTTTTAGATCTATGGCAGCATATTTTCCTGAAGAAAAATTATCAATTGCATTAACTTTTAATTGTGGGAAAGGTTCTATGACAAAGAAAATGAAACGGGTCTTAAATGCATATCGATATACATTTAAGTAG
- the purH gene encoding bifunctional phosphoribosylaminoimidazolecarboxamide formyltransferase/IMP cyclohydrolase, which translates to MSKTKKIQSALISVFHKDGLEPIVKKLNELNVTIYSTGGTEKFIKDLEIDVVPVESVTDYPSILGGRVKTLHPKVFGGILNRQENEGDVAQLEEYKIPQIDLVIVDLYPFEKTVASGAAEQDIIEKIDIGGISLIRAAAKNFKDTCIVSSMEQYDEFLNLISEKKGETTISDRKKLASKAFNISSHYDTAIFNYFNEDEVAYKASETTVKKLRYGENPHQKGYFFGDLNAMFDKLHGKELSYNNLLDVDAAVNLINEFQGEAPTFAILKHNNACGFAQRDSVYQAYVDALAGDPVSAFGGILITNVAIDKDTSEEIHKLFCEVVIAPAFDEDALEILKGKKNRILLVQKEVNLPKQTVRTALNGVLVQDKDNKTDKTDDLTYPTNTKPSEKQIEDLLFASKICKHTKSNTIVLAKNKQLYASGTGQTSRVDALRQAIEKAKSFNFNLDGAVMASDAFFPFPDCVEIAGNAGIKSVIQPGGSIKDELSVEYCNNNKISMVFTGTRHFKH; encoded by the coding sequence ATGAGCAAAACTAAAAAAATTCAATCAGCACTCATTTCAGTCTTTCACAAGGATGGTTTAGAACCAATTGTTAAAAAATTAAATGAATTAAATGTTACTATTTACTCAACTGGAGGAACTGAAAAATTCATTAAAGATTTAGAAATTGATGTAGTTCCTGTTGAATCAGTAACAGATTATCCGTCAATTTTAGGAGGAAGGGTAAAAACACTTCACCCGAAAGTTTTTGGGGGAATTTTAAATCGTCAAGAAAATGAAGGAGATGTTGCTCAGTTAGAAGAATATAAAATTCCTCAAATCGACTTGGTAATTGTTGATTTATATCCTTTTGAAAAAACAGTTGCCTCAGGAGCAGCGGAACAAGATATCATTGAAAAAATCGATATCGGTGGTATTTCATTAATAAGAGCAGCTGCTAAAAACTTTAAGGATACTTGCATCGTTTCTTCAATGGAACAATATGATGAGTTCCTAAATTTAATCTCAGAAAAAAAAGGAGAAACTACTATTTCTGACAGAAAAAAGTTAGCCTCAAAAGCTTTCAATATTTCATCACATTACGATACTGCTATTTTCAATTATTTTAATGAAGATGAAGTAGCATATAAAGCTAGTGAAACAACTGTTAAAAAACTTCGTTACGGAGAAAATCCACATCAAAAAGGATATTTCTTCGGAGATTTAAATGCGATGTTTGACAAATTACATGGAAAAGAATTAAGTTATAACAATTTATTAGATGTAGATGCTGCGGTTAATTTAATTAACGAGTTTCAAGGTGAAGCTCCAACTTTTGCTATTTTAAAACATAACAACGCTTGTGGTTTTGCACAAAGAGATAGTGTTTATCAGGCTTACGTTGACGCATTGGCTGGTGACCCAGTTTCTGCCTTTGGAGGAATTTTAATTACCAATGTAGCTATCGATAAAGACACTTCGGAAGAAATTCATAAACTATTCTGTGAGGTTGTCATCGCACCAGCATTTGATGAAGATGCTCTTGAAATTCTAAAAGGTAAAAAGAATAGAATTTTATTAGTTCAGAAAGAAGTTAATTTACCTAAACAAACAGTGCGAACTGCTTTAAACGGAGTATTGGTTCAAGATAAGGACAATAAAACAGATAAAACTGACGATCTAACTTATCCAACAAATACAAAACCAAGTGAAAAGCAAATTGAAGATTTACTTTTTGCTTCGAAAATTTGTAAGCACACAAAATCAAATACAATTGTTTTAGCGAAAAATAAGCAATTATATGCCAGCGGAACTGGACAAACAAGCCGTGTCGACGCATTAAGACAAGCAATTGAAAAAGCAAAAAGTTTTAATTTCAATTTAGACGGAGCAGTAATGGCTAGTGATGCATTTTTCCCCTTCCCCGATTGTGTTGAGATAGCAGGAAATGCTGGAATAAAGAGTGTTATACAACCAGGAGGATCAATAAAAGATGAATTAAGCGTCGAGTATTGCAACAATAATAAAATCTCAATGGTATTCACAGGAACAAGACACTTTAAACATTAA
- a CDS encoding pseudouridine synthase, translating into MNRNNSSRGRQTGNSSNPRNKKQFKNRKPNKPIASNKAKEETGTRLNKFIANAGICSRREADTYIEHGSVTVNGNLVTEMGYKVQPGDEVRFDGSLISLEQKRYILLNKPKNYITTMEDDRGRKTVMELVGNATKERIYPVGRLDRNTTGLLLFTNDGELAKKLTHPKHNVRKLYHASLDKKLSLSDLDKLRGDVVIEGKRVFIDAVSYVEGEKKTEVGIEIHSGRNRIVRKIFDNFGYHVTKLDRVIFAGLTKKNLPRGRYRELTQQEINNLKML; encoded by the coding sequence ATGAATAGAAATAACTCGTCGAGAGGACGACAAACTGGAAATAGCAGCAATCCTCGAAATAAAAAACAATTCAAAAACAGAAAGCCCAACAAACCAATTGCTTCAAATAAGGCCAAAGAAGAAACAGGTACTCGTTTAAATAAATTTATAGCGAACGCAGGGATTTGCTCAAGAAGAGAAGCTGACACATATATAGAACATGGTAGCGTAACGGTTAACGGAAATCTAGTAACTGAAATGGGATACAAAGTTCAACCTGGAGATGAAGTTCGTTTCGACGGAAGTTTAATTTCTTTAGAACAAAAAAGATACATACTTTTAAATAAGCCTAAAAACTACATTACTACAATGGAAGACGATCGAGGTAGAAAAACTGTAATGGAGTTAGTTGGTAATGCGACCAAAGAACGTATCTATCCTGTTGGAAGATTAGACAGAAACACAACTGGGTTATTATTATTTACAAATGATGGTGAATTGGCTAAAAAACTTACGCATCCAAAGCATAACGTTCGAAAGTTATATCATGCCTCATTAGATAAAAAATTAAGTTTATCCGATTTAGATAAGCTAAGAGGAGATGTTGTAATCGAAGGAAAACGTGTATTTATTGATGCTGTTTCTTACGTAGAAGGTGAAAAGAAAACTGAAGTAGGAATTGAAATTCATTCTGGAAGAAATCGAATTGTAAGAAAGATTTTTGATAACTTCGGTTACCATGTTACAAAACTAGATCGTGTAATTTTTGCAGGTTTAACAAAGAAGAATTTGCCAAGAGGAAGATATAGAGAATTAACTCAACAAGAAATTAATAATTTAAAAATGCTTTAA
- a CDS encoding LytR/AlgR family response regulator transcription factor, producing the protein MNKTYKCVVVDDEPIAREIIESFIEKTPNLKLLGSFQNAVEVLSFEQKDNVDLYFLDINMPEINGLSLAKIINKKAHIIFTTAYRDYAIDGFNLNVVDYLLKPIAFDRFLQAIEKLPKESQLVNTTFNQEQKSDFLFIRSERKMIKVSFNDILYIESLSDYIKIYLSNEVIVTRETISNINDKLPQNLFIRIHRSYIISINKIHSYTNEFIEVSKKALPISRSYKESVLQKLAGM; encoded by the coding sequence ATGAATAAAACATACAAATGTGTTGTGGTGGATGACGAACCAATAGCACGAGAAATTATAGAAAGTTTTATCGAAAAAACTCCAAACCTAAAATTACTTGGAAGTTTCCAAAACGCGGTTGAAGTCTTAAGTTTTGAACAAAAAGATAATGTTGATCTCTATTTCTTGGATATTAATATGCCTGAAATAAACGGATTGAGTTTAGCTAAAATTATCAATAAAAAAGCTCATATAATTTTTACCACTGCATATAGAGATTATGCAATTGATGGTTTTAATTTAAATGTAGTTGACTATCTTTTAAAACCAATTGCCTTTGATCGTTTTTTACAAGCCATTGAAAAATTACCAAAAGAAAGTCAACTTGTTAACACAACTTTCAACCAAGAGCAAAAAAGCGACTTCTTGTTTATTCGATCCGAACGAAAGATGATAAAAGTTTCTTTTAATGATATACTTTACATCGAGAGCTTGAGTGATTACATCAAAATTTATTTAAGCAACGAAGTTATTGTTACACGAGAAACTATCAGTAACATAAATGATAAACTTCCGCAGAATCTTTTTATAAGAATACACAGATCTTACATTATTTCAATTAACAAAATTCATTCTTACACCAATGAATTTATAGAGGTTTCAAAAAAAGCATTACCCATAAGTAGAAGCTATAAAGAAAGTGTTTTACAAAAATTAGCTGGAATGTAA
- a CDS encoding sensor histidine kinase: MKRVKLILKELTRIVIHILFWIGVYFFFTYYLGYGSTNTAYINNFTFFLMPITIALGYFFFYFLIPKYLLTKKQFLFGLYSIYTFIISFFFIALSIFYGMVLSHDLVIEDANPLTKTVPYIIFGVYFITLIVIVLGLLINSYQTALKSDVLRNKFLATQLQLKEQELKYLKMQIHPHFLFNTLNTLYGFALKKSEKTPEVILKLSGLLDYILYQVNKPKVLLEDEIQHIKNYISLEKIRFGDNLDIEFNALKNTHSILVPPMLLLPFVENAFKHGARKNGVLNISLNIQLEEDFLTFSCSNSANNKPTEKIGIGLTNIKERLSKLFNDEFDLIISSEKEEFKTFLKIPIKNE, encoded by the coding sequence ATGAAAAGAGTAAAATTAATTTTAAAAGAATTAACACGTATAGTGATTCATATTTTATTTTGGATAGGTGTGTATTTCTTTTTCACCTATTACTTGGGTTATGGAAGTACAAATACGGCTTACATAAATAATTTTACTTTTTTTTTAATGCCAATCACAATCGCATTAGGATACTTCTTTTTTTACTTTCTAATTCCTAAATATTTACTCACCAAAAAACAATTTTTATTCGGGTTATATTCGATTTACACCTTTATTATTTCATTCTTTTTTATTGCTCTTTCTATATTTTACGGAATGGTTTTATCGCATGACTTAGTAATTGAAGACGCTAATCCACTAACGAAAACAGTACCCTATATTATTTTTGGAGTTTATTTTATAACCTTAATCGTAATCGTACTTGGATTACTGATTAATAGTTATCAAACCGCTTTAAAAAGTGATGTGCTCCGAAATAAGTTTTTAGCTACTCAACTTCAGTTAAAGGAACAAGAATTAAAATATTTAAAAATGCAAATCCATCCGCATTTTCTATTTAACACGTTAAATACATTATATGGTTTTGCTTTAAAAAAATCAGAAAAAACACCAGAAGTTATTTTAAAACTTTCTGGTTTATTAGATTACATACTTTACCAGGTAAACAAACCAAAAGTCCTTTTGGAAGATGAAATTCAGCACATTAAAAATTACATATCCTTAGAAAAAATAAGGTTTGGTGATAATTTAGATATTGAATTTAACGCTCTAAAAAACACGCACAGCATTCTTGTTCCGCCGATGCTTTTATTGCCTTTTGTAGAAAACGCCTTTAAACATGGTGCTCGAAAAAATGGAGTTTTAAACATCTCATTAAACATTCAATTAGAAGAAGATTTTTTAACTTTTTCATGTTCAAATTCAGCAAATAATAAACCAACTGAAAAAATAGGAATCGGCTTAACTAATATTAAAGAAAGATTGTCTAAGCTTTTTAATGATGAGTTTGACCTAATAATATCCTCAGAAAAAGAGGAATTTAAAACCTTTCTAAAAATTCCTATTAAAAATGAATAA
- a CDS encoding toxin-antitoxin system YwqK family antitoxin, with protein sequence MKKVTQLLTILLTGFYFLSSYGQKTVWFDKNWQETSEDNSVYYRPQPKKVKSGYWIVDYYKNGQVQMEGFSTINEPNKEYFDGLVTYYHPNGKPFHKANYKNGKLDGVRKVFYESGELKEQGRYNNGKRQGIWKTFYKNGKIKTKGKYKDNERVGIWKTFYKNEY encoded by the coding sequence ATGAAAAAAGTTACTCAATTATTGACAATACTTCTCACTGGCTTTTATTTTTTATCGAGTTATGGACAAAAAACTGTTTGGTTTGATAAAAATTGGCAGGAAACTTCGGAAGACAACAGTGTATACTATCGTCCTCAACCTAAAAAAGTAAAAAGTGGATATTGGATTGTTGACTATTACAAAAATGGTCAAGTTCAAATGGAAGGTTTTAGCACAATAAATGAACCAAACAAAGAATATTTTGATGGTTTAGTAACTTACTACCATCCAAACGGAAAGCCTTTTCATAAAGCTAATTATAAAAATGGAAAATTAGACGGTGTTAGAAAAGTATTTTATGAGTCAGGTGAATTAAAAGAACAAGGGAGGTATAATAATGGGAAACGCCAAGGAATCTGGAAAACTTTTTATAAAAATGGAAAAATAAAAACAAAAGGTAAATATAAAGATAATGAAAGAGTTGGCATCTGGAAAACCTTTTATAAAAATGAATATTAA
- a CDS encoding sterol desaturase family protein, protein MTQSDNFLDYWLNGGYVILSRYFLTASLAFILFYVFFKQSFWFRKIQKKLPKLKDYKRDIGYSLISVSIFATVSLVIFFYLISYTNIYFDFSEHSIGYYIFSWVWMLFIHDTYFYWVHRMMHHPKLYRKVHLIHHKSTNPSPWTAYAFHPLEGFLEALIAPIIAFTLPVHISAFGFFFLFQIIYNVYGHLGFELYPKGFHKTSIGKWINTSVSHNLHHKRFNGNYGLYFLFWDRIMGTIREDYDATFEKTTEKQMN, encoded by the coding sequence ATGACACAAAGTGATAACTTTTTAGATTACTGGCTAAATGGAGGTTACGTTATATTGAGTAGATATTTTTTAACAGCCAGTTTAGCGTTTATTCTTTTTTACGTTTTTTTTAAACAGTCTTTTTGGTTTAGAAAAATTCAAAAAAAACTTCCGAAGTTAAAGGACTACAAGAGAGATATTGGATATTCCTTGATTTCTGTATCAATATTCGCAACAGTTTCATTAGTTATTTTCTTTTATCTAATTTCTTATACGAATATATATTTCGACTTTAGTGAGCATAGCATTGGTTATTACATATTCAGTTGGGTTTGGATGCTATTCATTCATGACACATATTTTTACTGGGTGCACAGAATGATGCATCATCCAAAACTATACAGAAAAGTTCATTTAATCCATCATAAATCTACCAATCCTTCTCCTTGGACTGCTTACGCTTTTCACCCTCTTGAAGGATTTTTAGAAGCTTTAATTGCACCAATTATTGCTTTTACCTTACCCGTACATATTTCTGCTTTTGGATTCTTTTTCCTTTTCCAGATAATTTATAATGTTTACGGACATCTTGGATTTGAATTATACCCCAAGGGATTCCATAAAACATCTATTGGAAAATGGATAAACACATCTGTATCTCACAATTTACACCATAAAAGGTTTAATGGAAACTATGGCTTATATTTCCTTTTTTGGGATAGAATTATGGGAACTATTCGAGAAGATTACGACGCTACTTTCGAAAAAACCACTGAGAAACAAATGAATTAA
- a CDS encoding mevalonate kinase family protein: protein MKGPLFYAKILLFGEYGIIKDSKGLAIPFNSYKGALKTAQNLTGEAKKSNESLHAFYKYLKKLQTELVSFDLDSLKQDISSGMYFDSSIPQGYGIGSSGALVASVYDKYAQNKITVLENLTRDKLINLKEIFSSMESFFHGKSSGLDPLNSYLSIPILINSKENIEATGIPSQKEGKGAVFLLDSEQTGETEPMVNIFMNKMKNEGFRKMLSEEFVTYTDACIEDFLKGNVTSLFGNVKKLSKIVLANFKPMIPNAFHKVWENGILTNDYYLKLCGSGGGGYILGFTEDFEKAKESLKNYKLEIVYRF, encoded by the coding sequence ATGAAAGGACCTCTTTTCTATGCTAAAATTTTATTATTTGGGGAATACGGAATCATTAAAGACTCTAAAGGTTTAGCGATTCCTTTTAACTCATACAAAGGAGCTTTAAAAACAGCCCAAAATTTAACTGGGGAAGCAAAAAAATCTAATGAAAGTCTGCATGCTTTTTACAAGTATCTAAAAAAATTACAAACAGAATTAGTTTCATTTGATTTAGATAGTTTAAAACAAGATATATCCTCAGGAATGTATTTCGACTCGTCAATTCCGCAAGGATATGGAATTGGTAGTTCTGGTGCTCTTGTTGCTTCAGTTTACGATAAGTATGCCCAAAACAAAATTACAGTACTTGAAAACTTAACAAGAGATAAACTTATAAATCTTAAGGAAATTTTCTCTTCAATGGAATCTTTTTTCCATGGAAAAAGCTCAGGCTTAGATCCTTTAAACTCATATTTAAGTATTCCAATTTTAATTAACTCTAAAGAAAACATTGAAGCTACTGGTATTCCATCACAGAAGGAAGGTAAAGGAGCTGTTTTCTTATTAGATTCAGAGCAAACAGGTGAAACTGAGCCAATGGTAAATATTTTCATGAATAAAATGAAAAATGAAGGCTTTAGAAAAATGTTAAGCGAGGAATTTGTAACATACACCGATGCTTGTATTGAGGATTTTCTTAAAGGAAATGTAACGTCTCTTTTTGGAAATGTAAAAAAGTTGTCCAAAATTGTTTTAGCTAACTTTAAACCAATGATTCCAAATGCTTTTCATAAAGTTTGGGAAAATGGAATTTTAACAAATGATTACTACCTAAAACTTTGTGGTTCAGGTGGTGGTGGTTATATCTTAGGATTTACCGAAGATTTCGAAAAAGCTAAAGAAAGTTTAAAAAACTACAAGCTAGAAATCGTTTATCGATTTTAA